One part of the Thiothrix nivea DSM 5205 genome encodes these proteins:
- a CDS encoding MucB/RseB C-terminal domain-containing protein yields the protein MPMNVKNPVAMAVLAGVLAWPVAGAADEALDLLAQMRNAVHTLDYSGTLVYAQGNELSTYQISHKLENGAERESVIRLEQGQGAASEQVESFSLAKFQQVQPQMEQVYSLELGGQEFVANRNCDVIVARPRDKMRYLQRYCIDPASGMLLKYSLIDRSHQSVEQLIFTALDIAPAVQSAAQFRADVTPPGKTPDAPSSTDWVFGTLPAGFQQVQDLRQDAVNGQTPLRQIILSDGMTSVSVFITPPGAPGILESLEFSAGAMNIYTTEVDGYRVALVGEVPVATLKAVGEGLQHVQ from the coding sequence ATGCCAATGAACGTTAAGAATCCGGTTGCCATGGCGGTGTTGGCGGGTGTGCTGGCGTGGCCAGTAGCCGGCGCGGCGGATGAGGCGTTGGATTTGCTTGCCCAGATGCGCAATGCTGTCCATACCCTCGATTATTCGGGCACGCTGGTGTATGCCCAAGGTAATGAGCTTTCCACCTATCAGATTAGCCACAAACTGGAAAACGGGGCGGAAAGGGAGAGTGTGATCCGCCTTGAACAAGGCCAGGGTGCGGCTTCTGAGCAGGTGGAAAGCTTTTCTTTGGCCAAGTTCCAGCAGGTACAACCGCAAATGGAACAGGTGTACTCGCTGGAATTAGGTGGGCAGGAATTTGTCGCCAACCGCAATTGCGATGTCATAGTTGCGCGCCCACGTGACAAGATGCGCTATCTGCAACGTTACTGCATTGATCCCGCCAGCGGCATGTTGTTGAAATATTCCCTGATTGACCGTTCCCACCAATCGGTCGAGCAATTGATATTTACCGCGCTGGATATTGCACCGGCAGTGCAAAGTGCTGCCCAGTTTCGCGCAGATGTGACACCCCCGGGGAAAACGCCCGACGCACCCTCTAGCACTGACTGGGTGTTTGGTACTTTGCCCGCCGGTTTCCAGCAGGTGCAGGATTTGCGTCAGGATGCGGTCAACGGTCAAACGCCCTTGCGGCAAATTATCCTCTCGGATGGCATGACGTCGGTGTCGGTTTTCATCACCCCGCCCGGCGCTCCCGGTATTCTGGAGAGCCTGGAATTTTCGGCGGGAGCCATGAATATTTACACCACCGAAGTC